The following proteins come from a genomic window of Mycobacterium sp. DL:
- a CDS encoding helix-turn-helix transcriptional regulator, whose protein sequence is MATFSHLVSLIYAASLTPAKWGEAISEIHSTLAHSTTGTGTVRSTALSVTDGAQRTVVGHLLPDAEKPYDEYYGRIDHVLHTVEQGAVGVLRTGEELLSTRKTTEFHNDWIRPNDIEAGLFVRLTRGDRTASLVVAGSQRRHPFATDDRRQLVSALVPHLQQAIDTQSHIAVLSERGAHLAGAVDRLPHGVVVLTTDRLVVEANSVADDLLAQHDGLAIRGGTLVASAPRAQRTLARLIDQALAHGLRSGGSLTCERPSGRRSFVVHVVPLDATATDIKSRPLAMVLIIDPTRESRPAADVLRQLYGMSRAEAAVACLALHGQGVPAISEQLILSSTTVRTHLRAIFSKTGTHRQAELVRLLSTVIPQ, encoded by the coding sequence ATGGCCACGTTCTCTCATTTGGTCTCGTTGATCTATGCCGCATCGCTGACCCCGGCGAAGTGGGGCGAGGCGATCAGCGAGATCCACTCGACGCTCGCCCATTCGACAACCGGAACCGGGACCGTCCGCTCCACCGCGCTGTCGGTCACCGACGGGGCGCAGCGGACAGTCGTCGGGCACCTGCTTCCGGACGCGGAGAAACCCTACGACGAGTACTACGGCCGCATCGACCATGTGCTTCACACGGTCGAGCAGGGGGCTGTCGGCGTCCTGCGCACCGGTGAGGAGCTGCTGTCCACCCGAAAGACAACCGAATTCCACAACGACTGGATCCGCCCGAACGACATCGAGGCCGGCCTGTTCGTGCGGTTGACGCGGGGCGACCGAACGGCGAGCCTCGTCGTCGCCGGATCGCAGCGCAGACATCCCTTCGCCACCGACGATCGACGGCAACTCGTCAGCGCTCTCGTTCCCCACCTGCAGCAGGCGATCGACACACAGAGTCACATCGCCGTTCTGTCCGAGCGAGGCGCCCACCTCGCGGGCGCCGTCGACCGTCTGCCCCACGGCGTGGTGGTCCTCACCACGGACCGTTTGGTGGTGGAAGCGAACTCGGTCGCCGACGATCTTCTCGCGCAGCATGACGGGCTCGCGATCCGAGGTGGCACGTTGGTTGCGTCGGCGCCCAGAGCCCAACGCACCCTGGCTCGCCTGATCGATCAGGCGCTGGCGCACGGATTGCGCAGCGGCGGCTCTTTGACCTGTGAACGGCCTTCAGGCCGCCGAAGCTTCGTGGTGCACGTGGTTCCGCTCGACGCGACGGCCACCGATATCAAGAGCCGGCCTCTGGCGATGGTGCTGATCATCGATCCGACGCGCGAATCCCGGCCCGCTGCAGACGTTTTGCGGCAGCTGTACGGGATGAGCAGAGCGGAGGCAGCTGTCGCTTGCCTTGCCCTTCACGGTCAGGGGGTCCCTGCGATCAGTGAGCAGCTGATCCTGTCCTCGACCACGGTTCGCACGCACCTGCGAGCGATCTTCAGCAAGACGGGCACACACCGGCAGGCTGAACTCGTTCGCCTGCTCTCGACCGTCATCCCGCAGTGA
- a CDS encoding (Fe-S)-binding protein, which produces METQMLIRIIVGALMIVVVGVLAAKRVVWLTKLIRSGQPMSESNNRKDNLQKRITTQFEEVFGQTRLLRWNTAGIAHFFTMWGFFILGSVYVEAFGQLVDHDFHIPFVGRWDALGFLQDFFALAVLLGIITFSIIRIVREPKKHGRDSRFYGSHTGGAWLILFMIFNVIWTYALVRGAAVNTGALPYGDGAFFSQAMGWILHPLGEPANEWIETFALLAHIAIMLVFLLIVLHSKHLHIGLAPINVTFKRMPNGLGPLLPVESKGEIVDFEDPAEDAVLGRGKIEDFTWKGFLDMTTCTECGRCQSQCPAWNTGKPLSPKLVIMNLRDHMFAKAPYFLDGKESPLENTPEGGLGEEVRGEKKSEEHSHEHVPESGFERIPADSPLQATRPLVGTLEEGGVIDPDVLWSCTTCGACVEQCPVDIEHIDHIVDMRRYQVMMESEFPGELGVLFKNLESKGNPWGQNSKDRTNWIDEVDFDVPVFGKDVESFDGYEYLFWVGCAGAYEDRAKKTTKAVAELLAAAGVKYLVLGEGETCNGDSARRSGNEFLFQQLAAQNVETLNGLFEGVERVDRKVVVTCPHCFNTLGREYPQLGGTYTVLHHTQLLNRLLRDKKLIPVKPSDGGMDITYHDPCYLGRHNKEYSAPRELIGASGAKLTEMPRHAERGLCCGAGGARMWMEEHIGKRVNVERSEEAVDTGASAIATGCPFCRVMMTDGVDDVAANRDVEKPEVLDVAQLLLGSLDKGNFALPEKGTAAKEAEERAARVAAEAPAKAPAVAEEAEEEAAAPAKVEASTATETKPVTGLGIAGAAKRPGAKKAAADTGGGDTPAAAAPKGLGIAGGAKRPGAKKTAAAPAADAVTESAPAKAEPEVKGLGIAGGAKRPGAKKTAAAPAAAAPSAPAEAEAEAPSAPAAPEPEVKGLGIAAGARRPGAKKAPAQKAAPNEDAGTVVQPPGADPDQAKAGTESADTADSDMGLEPKPEPEVKGLGIAPGARRPGARKAPAAAPKAEPQPEPEPTAEAEPDAAPEPATPTNGSGNGEARIVGDEPPVKGLGIAKGARRPGRK; this is translated from the coding sequence GTGGAAACGCAGATGTTGATCAGGATCATCGTCGGCGCGTTGATGATCGTCGTCGTCGGTGTATTGGCCGCAAAGCGCGTGGTGTGGCTGACCAAGCTGATCCGGTCGGGGCAGCCGATGAGCGAGTCCAACAATCGCAAGGACAACCTCCAGAAGCGCATCACCACGCAGTTCGAGGAAGTGTTCGGCCAGACCCGGCTACTCCGCTGGAACACCGCCGGTATCGCCCACTTCTTCACCATGTGGGGCTTCTTCATCCTCGGTTCTGTCTACGTCGAGGCTTTCGGCCAGCTCGTGGACCACGACTTCCACATCCCGTTCGTCGGCCGGTGGGACGCGCTCGGCTTCCTGCAGGACTTCTTCGCCCTCGCGGTGCTGCTGGGCATCATCACGTTCTCGATCATCCGCATCGTCCGCGAACCGAAGAAGCACGGCCGCGACTCCCGCTTCTACGGCTCTCACACCGGCGGCGCCTGGCTGATCCTGTTCATGATCTTCAACGTCATCTGGACCTACGCGCTGGTGCGCGGCGCGGCGGTCAACACCGGAGCGCTGCCCTACGGCGACGGCGCGTTCTTCTCCCAGGCCATGGGCTGGATCCTGCACCCGCTGGGCGAGCCGGCGAATGAGTGGATCGAGACCTTCGCGCTGCTCGCACACATCGCGATCATGCTGGTCTTCCTGCTGATCGTGCTGCACTCCAAGCACCTGCACATCGGTCTGGCGCCGATCAACGTCACGTTCAAGCGGATGCCCAACGGATTGGGCCCCCTGCTGCCCGTCGAGTCCAAGGGCGAGATCGTGGACTTCGAGGATCCCGCCGAGGATGCGGTGCTGGGTCGCGGAAAGATCGAGGACTTCACCTGGAAGGGCTTCCTCGACATGACCACCTGCACCGAGTGCGGGCGTTGTCAGTCGCAGTGCCCGGCGTGGAACACCGGCAAGCCGCTGTCCCCGAAGCTCGTGATCATGAACCTGCGCGACCACATGTTCGCCAAGGCACCGTACTTCCTCGACGGCAAGGAATCGCCGCTGGAGAACACGCCCGAGGGCGGTCTCGGCGAGGAGGTGCGCGGCGAGAAGAAGAGCGAGGAACACTCACACGAGCACGTTCCGGAATCCGGTTTCGAGCGCATCCCCGCCGATTCGCCCCTGCAGGCGACCCGCCCGCTGGTCGGCACCCTCGAGGAGGGTGGCGTCATCGATCCCGACGTGCTGTGGTCGTGCACCACCTGTGGCGCCTGCGTCGAGCAGTGCCCCGTCGACATCGAGCACATCGACCACATCGTCGACATGCGCCGCTACCAGGTGATGATGGAGTCGGAGTTCCCGGGCGAACTCGGTGTGCTGTTCAAAAACCTTGAGTCCAAGGGCAATCCGTGGGGGCAGAACTCGAAGGACCGCACCAACTGGATCGACGAGGTCGACTTCGATGTGCCGGTCTTCGGCAAGGACGTCGAATCGTTCGACGGCTACGAGTACCTGTTCTGGGTCGGGTGCGCCGGTGCGTACGAGGACCGGGCGAAGAAGACCACCAAGGCGGTCGCCGAACTGCTGGCCGCCGCGGGCGTCAAGTACCTGGTGCTGGGTGAAGGTGAGACCTGCAACGGTGACTCGGCCCGCCGCTCGGGCAACGAGTTCCTGTTCCAGCAGCTCGCCGCACAGAACGTCGAAACGCTCAACGGGCTGTTCGAGGGCGTCGAGCGGGTGGACCGCAAGGTCGTCGTCACCTGCCCGCACTGCTTCAACACCCTCGGCCGGGAATACCCCCAGCTCGGCGGCACCTACACGGTGCTGCATCACACGCAGCTGCTGAACCGGTTACTCCGCGACAAGAAGCTGATTCCGGTCAAACCGTCTGACGGCGGTATGGATATCACTTATCACGACCCGTGTTATCTCGGCCGGCACAACAAGGAGTACTCGGCTCCGCGCGAGCTGATCGGCGCGTCGGGCGCGAAGCTCACCGAGATGCCCCGTCACGCCGAGCGCGGCCTGTGCTGCGGCGCGGGCGGCGCCCGGATGTGGATGGAAGAGCACATCGGCAAGCGCGTCAACGTCGAACGCTCAGAGGAAGCGGTGGACACCGGGGCGTCGGCGATCGCGACCGGCTGCCCGTTCTGCCGCGTGATGATGACCGACGGTGTCGACGACGTCGCAGCGAACCGGGACGTGGAGAAGCCCGAGGTGCTCGACGTGGCCCAGCTGCTGCTGGGTTCGTTGGACAAGGGCAACTTCGCATTGCCCGAAAAGGGAACGGCCGCAAAGGAAGCCGAGGAGCGTGCGGCACGCGTCGCGGCCGAGGCGCCCGCGAAGGCTCCTGCCGTGGCAGAGGAAGCCGAAGAGGAGGCTGCCGCACCCGCGAAGGTCGAGGCCAGCACCGCCACCGAGACCAAGCCCGTCACCGGTCTGGGGATCGCGGGAGCCGCCAAGCGCCCCGGTGCCAAGAAAGCCGCAGCGGACACCGGGGGTGGCGACACACCGGCCGCGGCCGCACCGAAGGGCCTCGGAATCGCCGGCGGCGCAAAACGCCCCGGCGCCAAGAAGACCGCGGCCGCACCTGCGGCGGACGCGGTAACCGAGTCGGCCCCGGCCAAGGCCGAGCCGGAGGTCAAGGGTCTCGGAATCGCCGGCGGCGCCAAGCGCCCAGGCGCGAAGAAGACCGCAGCGGCACCTGCCGCCGCCGCACCCTCCGCGCCGGCCGAGGCTGAGGCCGAGGCGCCCAGTGCGCCCGCCGCGCCGGAGCCGGAGGTCAAGGGTCTCGGAATCGCCGCCGGCGCACGCCGGCCGGGCGCGAAGAAGGCCCCGGCTCAGAAGGCGGCGCCCAACGAGGACGCGGGCACGGTTGTGCAGCCGCCGGGCGCGGATCCGGATCAGGCAAAGGCGGGAACGGAATCCGCGGACACCGCGGACTCCGATATGGGGCTTGAGCCCAAACCCGAGCCTGAGGTCAAGGGCCTCGGAATCGCCCCGGGTGCGCGGCGACCCGGCGCCAGAAAGGCGCCTGCGGCCGCACCCAAGGCCGAACCGCAGCCCGAGCCCGAGCCGACCGCGGAAGCCGAACCAGACGCCGCGCCTGAACCCGCGACGCCGACCAACGGTTCAGGCAACGGCGAGGCCCGCATCGTCGGCGACGAACCACCGGTGAAAGGCCTTGGCATCGCCAAGGGTGCGCGTCGGCCGGGCAGGAAATAG
- the iniR gene encoding isoniazid response ATPase/transcriptional regulator IniR — protein sequence MMSPALLRPADLAAASREAIASVDADPGAPARLLVTGGIGTGKSTVLAAMRASFRDAGRAVLSQPPGRGDAGTAAIVVDDAHLLSSDDLDRLTELVVADPAATVVIGCQPLAHHPALSRLTTALERENPAVVLGPLPPVEVGRAAAAMLGTPATPDLVRALISATAGLPFLLRPALSAAGDGSTAVRQAARFALIERLRRLDERILDTLLISSLSPALGPDDVAAALRLPSEAASAAVDRARASGLIDPSHASGFLPVVHDSIAQILGAARHHEIEVSVLCSQVELSTLTADLALRLAEHGLRDERLATALTDLAERVRDHPADAARLYRAAADAGATALSAQLADALALTGDCATAGRLADDLLTSADPGERAAAVRIAASIALHDGRAAQANDLFRWLGPPPDAAIGAAASITALAAGDAAAARAASELQTAGPPTSTARAARSITEGLVLTLDQPYPVAIARLSRALGTDYGQTSVVPDTPAALVTLAALHGGDPVRARSVIGRTVRGDGQPDPADAIFVTHRHRLLLGWAYMQDGQLPAADATVPTDGDSMHRRDALWATALQTAVARRSGDTGAMQKHWYSAMEVLAEYSVDLFALLPLGELWVAAARMRQVDQLQHAIDEAFALLSGLGEPALWSTPLHWAGVHAGILANSPDAVAPHGQALSAAAAHSSFAKALATAGRTWLRVLANQVDVNEVSTAARGLARFGHTSDATRLASQAALQTTDPRVSQVMLQLARDLKQTVANPELPLAAPTDDRVGVAAPPVVARRPAAAQLSDREREVAELLLNGMPYRDIGAQLFISAKTVEHHVARIRRRLGAESRSEMLSMLRAMLSAPN from the coding sequence ATGATGAGTCCGGCGCTGCTTCGGCCGGCGGATCTCGCTGCGGCCTCCCGAGAGGCCATCGCTTCCGTCGACGCCGATCCCGGTGCGCCGGCCAGATTGCTCGTGACCGGTGGCATCGGCACCGGCAAGTCGACGGTGCTGGCCGCGATGCGCGCGTCGTTCCGAGATGCCGGTCGGGCGGTGCTCTCCCAGCCGCCGGGACGCGGCGACGCTGGCACCGCCGCGATCGTCGTCGACGACGCGCACCTTCTCAGCAGCGATGACCTCGACCGGCTCACCGAACTCGTCGTCGCCGACCCGGCCGCCACCGTCGTCATCGGCTGCCAACCGTTGGCGCATCACCCGGCGCTCAGCCGCCTCACCACGGCGCTCGAACGGGAGAACCCCGCGGTTGTGCTGGGGCCGTTACCGCCCGTCGAGGTGGGTCGGGCCGCGGCAGCGATGCTCGGCACCCCTGCGACACCGGACCTGGTTCGCGCGCTGATCTCGGCGACCGCGGGATTGCCGTTTCTGCTGCGGCCCGCCCTGTCGGCTGCGGGTGACGGGTCGACCGCCGTCCGCCAAGCCGCACGTTTCGCACTGATCGAGCGTCTCCGCCGCCTCGACGAACGGATCCTCGACACGCTCCTCATCTCGTCGCTGAGTCCCGCCCTGGGACCCGACGATGTCGCCGCCGCACTGCGGCTGCCCTCGGAGGCTGCGTCCGCCGCCGTCGACCGGGCCCGCGCCAGCGGACTGATCGACCCGTCGCACGCTTCGGGATTCCTCCCCGTCGTACACGATTCAATCGCCCAGATCCTCGGTGCCGCAAGGCATCACGAGATCGAGGTGTCCGTGCTGTGCTCCCAGGTCGAGCTGTCGACCCTGACCGCCGATCTGGCGTTGCGCTTGGCCGAGCACGGTCTGCGCGACGAACGATTGGCCACGGCGCTGACCGACCTTGCCGAGCGGGTCCGGGACCATCCCGCCGACGCGGCGCGCCTCTACCGGGCCGCAGCCGACGCCGGTGCCACCGCGCTGAGCGCGCAGCTCGCGGATGCGCTGGCCTTGACGGGCGACTGCGCGACGGCAGGTCGGCTCGCCGACGACCTACTCACATCGGCTGACCCGGGCGAGCGCGCCGCCGCGGTGCGGATCGCGGCGAGCATCGCCCTTCACGACGGACGTGCCGCCCAGGCCAACGACCTGTTCCGCTGGCTCGGCCCGCCTCCCGATGCCGCGATCGGCGCCGCGGCCTCGATCACCGCGCTGGCTGCCGGGGACGCGGCGGCGGCCCGAGCGGCTTCGGAGTTGCAGACCGCCGGCCCGCCGACGTCGACCGCGCGAGCGGCCCGCAGCATCACCGAAGGCCTCGTGCTGACCCTCGATCAGCCCTATCCCGTCGCGATCGCGCGATTGAGTCGGGCCCTCGGCACCGACTACGGCCAGACGTCCGTCGTCCCGGACACTCCCGCCGCCCTCGTCACCCTGGCCGCGCTGCACGGTGGTGACCCGGTACGGGCACGCAGCGTGATCGGCCGCACCGTGCGCGGCGACGGACAGCCCGACCCCGCCGATGCGATCTTCGTCACTCATCGGCACCGGCTGCTGCTGGGCTGGGCGTACATGCAGGACGGGCAGCTGCCTGCCGCCGACGCCACGGTCCCGACCGACGGGGATTCGATGCACCGGCGGGACGCACTGTGGGCGACTGCGCTGCAGACTGCCGTCGCCCGGCGCAGCGGTGACACCGGCGCCATGCAGAAACACTGGTATTCCGCGATGGAGGTGCTCGCCGAGTACTCGGTCGATCTGTTCGCACTGCTGCCGCTGGGCGAACTGTGGGTCGCTGCCGCACGGATGCGGCAGGTGGACCAACTCCAGCACGCGATCGACGAGGCATTCGCCCTGTTGTCGGGTCTGGGCGAGCCGGCGCTCTGGTCGACACCGCTGCACTGGGCAGGCGTGCACGCCGGGATCCTGGCCAACTCACCGGATGCGGTCGCCCCGCACGGCCAGGCGCTGTCGGCGGCGGCAGCGCACAGCTCGTTCGCAAAGGCGCTGGCCACCGCGGGACGGACCTGGCTTCGGGTGCTGGCCAACCAGGTCGACGTCAACGAGGTGAGCACCGCGGCGCGGGGGCTGGCACGGTTCGGTCACACGTCGGACGCGACCCGATTGGCGAGCCAGGCCGCGTTGCAGACCACTGACCCGCGGGTGTCGCAGGTGATGCTGCAGCTCGCCCGCGATCTCAAGCAGACGGTCGCGAACCCTGAGCTGCCGCTCGCCGCGCCGACCGACGACCGCGTCGGTGTGGCCGCGCCTCCGGTGGTCGCGCGCCGGCCTGCCGCGGCCCAGCTGTCCGACCGCGAGCGGGAGGTCGCCGAGCTGTTGCTCAACGGCATGCCCTATCGCGACATCGGGGCGCAATTGTTCATCTCAGCGAAAACCGTCGAGCATCACGTCGCCCGGATTCGTCGCCGGCTGGGTGCGGAATCGCGCTCGGAGATGCTGTCGATGTTGCGGGCGATGCTCTCCGCGCCGAACTGA
- a CDS encoding PGRS repeat-containing protein — protein MVIAGAELVVLRAPDPTVVSAPAGSAIAARAVDVAPAASTAPVTFADSAIRPTEGVTIQLPGSASGAASERAVAETSASSLVGGPVAATERISVRDGSPEPVFESASPLARLLVLQPSDRQRESGSAFGRAAGAAPSAEPIVTVLEGVFGFFIGNGADAAADCAGDACNGRPGGILIGNGGAGANGGKGGNAGLWGNGGRGGDGLAAGVDGGNGGHGGLLLGNGGAGGNGGAGAVGGNGGHAGILLGNGGAGGNGGNGIAGSTGTSGDDGQDGARGDNGADGRDGSSGGVGAAGADGANGINPIGTPGEDGGDGFEGEGFESGLNGKDGNPGGNGGRGADDLGAAAGSQTAGNGGFGGNGTTGGNGGNGGRGGDAAVAYGAANGGAGGGGGNGGAGAAGQSGGDGQAGPTGSAGGNGDAGTAGLAGTDGTAGGRGKAGTAAGAGGKGGHGSWFFGRGGAGGSGGIGGNGGAGGNGGAGGDGGEGGTAGDGGDGGTGGIGGNGGRGGNGAAGGNGGNGGDGGNAETIIGPATGGAGGQGGAAGPGGAAGAGGKGGAAGQGGAAGQGGSGGEGGAAGQGGSGGAGGAGGRGGASGEGGDGGLFGGRGAAGQTGAGGQTGETGSAGANGTAGSAGADGRDGKTGNPGVAGNDGQSGSAGQAGQPGRDGNRGAED, from the coding sequence GTGGTGATCGCCGGAGCAGAACTGGTGGTCCTGCGGGCACCCGATCCCACGGTCGTGTCGGCGCCAGCCGGGTCCGCGATCGCTGCGCGAGCCGTCGACGTCGCCCCCGCAGCGTCGACCGCACCAGTGACCTTCGCGGACAGCGCGATCCGGCCAACCGAAGGTGTGACGATCCAGCTGCCCGGCAGCGCGTCGGGCGCGGCCTCCGAGCGTGCCGTCGCCGAGACCTCTGCGTCGTCGCTTGTCGGCGGGCCCGTGGCCGCTACCGAGCGGATCAGTGTTCGCGATGGTTCGCCTGAGCCGGTCTTCGAGTCCGCATCTCCGCTGGCCCGGCTGTTGGTCCTGCAACCGTCCGATCGCCAACGGGAATCCGGGTCTGCCTTCGGACGTGCGGCGGGCGCGGCGCCGTCGGCGGAGCCGATCGTCACCGTCCTCGAAGGTGTCTTCGGGTTCTTCATCGGCAACGGAGCGGACGCGGCAGCCGACTGCGCCGGCGACGCCTGCAACGGCCGTCCCGGCGGGATCCTCATCGGCAACGGTGGCGCCGGTGCGAACGGGGGAAAGGGCGGTAACGCCGGCCTCTGGGGCAATGGTGGCCGCGGTGGTGACGGGCTCGCTGCCGGCGTGGACGGCGGCAACGGTGGGCACGGCGGGCTTCTGCTCGGCAACGGCGGCGCGGGCGGCAACGGCGGGGCCGGTGCTGTCGGGGGCAACGGCGGACATGCGGGAATCCTGCTCGGCAACGGCGGCGCCGGCGGTAACGGCGGCAACGGGATCGCCGGCAGCACAGGCACTTCCGGCGACGACGGCCAGGACGGAGCCCGTGGTGACAACGGCGCCGACGGCCGAGACGGTTCCAGCGGCGGGGTGGGGGCGGCCGGCGCCGACGGGGCCAATGGCATCAACCCGATCGGGACGCCGGGTGAGGACGGCGGCGACGGTTTCGAGGGTGAAGGGTTCGAGAGCGGTTTGAACGGCAAAGACGGCAACCCGGGCGGTAACGGGGGTCGCGGCGCTGACGATCTGGGTGCCGCCGCGGGTAGTCAGACCGCCGGGAACGGAGGCTTCGGTGGCAACGGCACCACCGGCGGCAACGGCGGCAACGGCGGCCGGGGCGGTGATGCTGCCGTCGCCTACGGAGCCGCGAACGGCGGCGCCGGCGGAGGGGGTGGAAACGGTGGTGCGGGCGCAGCGGGCCAGTCTGGAGGCGACGGCCAGGCCGGGCCCACGGGCAGCGCCGGGGGCAACGGCGACGCGGGCACGGCCGGGCTCGCCGGAACCGACGGTACCGCCGGTGGTCGGGGTAAGGCCGGCACCGCCGCAGGTGCCGGCGGCAAGGGCGGTCACGGCAGCTGGTTCTTCGGCCGCGGAGGCGCCGGCGGCAGCGGCGGGATCGGTGGGAACGGCGGCGCCGGTGGGAACGGCGGTGCGGGCGGTGACGGCGGCGAGGGCGGCACCGCCGGGGATGGCGGCGACGGCGGCACCGGAGGCATCGGCGGAAACGGCGGACGAGGCGGCAACGGCGCGGCCGGCGGCAACGGTGGCAACGGCGGCGACGGCGGCAACGCGGAGACCATCATCGGGCCGGCGACCGGCGGTGCAGGTGGCCAGGGGGGTGCGGCAGGGCCCGGGGGCGCGGCCGGCGCCGGCGGCAAGGGCGGCGCGGCCGGTCAGGGCGGTGCTGCCGGGCAGGGCGGTTCGGGGGGCGAGGGCGGCGCTGCAGGACAGGGCGGTTCGGGGGGCGCGGGAGGCGCGGGCGGCCGGGGCGGAGCGTCCGGAGAGGGCGGGGACGGCGGACTGTTCGGTGGCAGGGGCGCCGCAGGCCAGACGGGAGCCGGCGGCCAGACCGGCGAGACCGGCTCGGCCGGCGCGAATGGCACAGCCGGATCGGCAGGCGCCGACGGCAGAGACGGGAAGACCGGAAACCCAGGAGTCGCCGGCAACGACGGACAGTCAGGCTCGGCCGGCCAGGCCGGCCAGCCCGGAAGGGACGGCAACAGGGGAGCAGAGGACTGA